CTCCCAGAATGGTGTACACCACGGGGTTTCCGCCGCCGAGGGGCTGTAGCGTCACTTTCGTTCCCATGGCCGCTCTGGAGGTGTCCGTTACGGTGAAGTCCGTGCCGCGGGCCAGGGACAGCGCGTGCTCCAGTTCCGCGCGGCGGCGGTTGAGCACTTTTTCCACTTCCTTGGCGTCCTGGTAGCCGCCGTTTTCACGAAGGTCGCCTTCCGCACGGGAAATTTTCTTGTTGTGCAGGTTTTCCGGAATTTTCACGTTCACCAGTTCTTCCAGTTCCTTCTTGCGCGCTTCCAGGCTTTCCCAGGAGACGAAGACCGGTTCCGGCTTGTCGGAGGTGTCCACCATAGCGTCCAGCACGATGGAATGAAGGTCCGGGAAGACGCTGATCACGCGGGCCATCAGCGCGCCGCGGTCCTGCTCGGAGAAGGCGGACGTGTTGTACAGCATTTTGGCGAACTGGCGCACTTCCGCCACGTCCTGCTTCCTGATCATTTCCTGAATCATGTTTTTGTCTTCCATGAACAGGTTTTTCAGGCGCAGCATGCGGTTGGGGCCGCCGTCCATGTGGTCCTGTTCAATCAGGGAGAGCATGGCGATGCCTACCGGAATGCCGAAGAGAGGCTTGGCGGCGTCATTGCGCTGGCGGCATATCCAGATGAGGGATTCCGCGGGAAGGGTCTGGCGAAGCAGGGAATGCTTCAAGTGCTTGATGAAGGTTTTTTCCTGTCCCTGTTCAATGAGGAATTTGGCGATTTCCCCCACGGCGCGGGCGCCGCTGGCGTCAAACAGTTCCAGGGTTTTTTCCGTCCATGAGTCGCCGAAGATTTCCGGAAGTACGGCGTACACGCACTTTTGGCGCACGGCGGGCATGGAATTGAGGATTTCCGCGAAGCGTTCCACGTCCTCAATGCCGTTTTCCACCAGGGAACGCAGGGAGCAGGAGGTTTCCGCCGCTTCCGTGTTCTTGACGGCGGCAATCAGGTCGTCCCGCAGAATGGCCAGTTCCAGCACCTGCTGGAGGGCCAGGCTGCCGCCGTTGCAAACGTCGGCGTTTACGGCCTGGATCAGGGTATTTACCGCCTCCGGTTCGGAGACCACGTTTTCCATCTTGACGCTATCCAGCACGCGCACTTTCGCTTTCAGGTCGGCGGCCTTGCCGTAGTCTTCCAGGGCGGCCTGTGCGCGGGAAAGCATGTTGGTGCGCAGGGTGATGCGTTCCCCCTTGCGGGTCGGCATCATGAACTGCACGTTGGTGCGCAGCATGGCGCGCACCTTGTCCCACCAGTTTTTCCATTTGTCTTCCGCAATAACGGTGCCTTTCAGGGCGGCTTCCAGTTTTTCCGGGGTGAGGGAATTGCCGTAGCCCTTCAGCGTCAGGCGCACCAGTTCCACGGGATCGTCCGCGGCCAGGGAGATCAGGAATTCCGGGTCTTCATAGCGCTTGGCCAGGAAGTGGTCGTCACCGATGAATTCCAGAATGCGGGGAGCAAACTCCAGCGCGATTTCATGTTCCGGATTTTCTTCAAAATCAATGACCAGCTTTTTGGCCGGCAGGTTCCAGGAAATGACTTTTCCGGCTCCCCAGGTAGAGTGGAAGCAGTAATGGCCAGGTGAGATACAATCAAGTTTTTCAGCGAGAGCGGGGGTAATTCTCCCCAGAGACAACAATTTCTCCAAGTCGGCGTGCATACTAAAGCACATGATACGCCGGCCCCTACGGGTATCAAGACTAATATTCCCGGTGTACGCACAGAGAAGAGCGATCCGGCAGGATAGGCGCACCGGCGCAGAATCAATTCCACAGATACCGATTTCCCAAACTGTTCCAGATGCCGCTTGCCCCGGGGCATTCAGCCGCTCCGTCCCGGGCCGTTTTTCCCTGCAGGACGGCGCGTTTTTTTAAAATGTACTGCAGATAGTCTTCGTCGTCGATGAACAGGATATCTACCGTGTACCACAGTTCCATCAATTCGACCACGGTTTTTAAGTCCGCATCGGCAGAGGACATGATTCTTTCCGTTCCGTCAGCCCCGCGCACGATGCAGAAGGGAACGAAGTACATCCCGTTCGTTTCCTCCACTTCGTTGTTGTTCCCTTTTCCGCCGGCCATTTTCCCTTTGGCAATGTCCGTAAGCGTTTCTTCCAGCAAACGGCTCAAGTCCCTTCCCACGGAGATCCA
This genomic stretch from Akkermansia biwaensis harbors:
- a CDS encoding GreA/GreB family elongation factor: MHADLEKLLSLGRITPALAEKLDCISPGHYCFHSTWGAGKVISWNLPAKKLVIDFEENPEHEIALEFAPRILEFIGDDHFLAKRYEDPEFLISLAADDPVELVRLTLKGYGNSLTPEKLEAALKGTVIAEDKWKNWWDKVRAMLRTNVQFMMPTRKGERITLRTNMLSRAQAALEDYGKAADLKAKVRVLDSVKMENVVSEPEAVNTLIQAVNADVCNGGSLALQQVLELAILRDDLIAAVKNTEAAETSCSLRSLVENGIEDVERFAEILNSMPAVRQKCVYAVLPEIFGDSWTEKTLELFDASGARAVGEIAKFLIEQGQEKTFIKHLKHSLLRQTLPAESLIWICRQRNDAAKPLFGIPVGIAMLSLIEQDHMDGGPNRMLRLKNLFMEDKNMIQEMIRKQDVAEVRQFAKMLYNTSAFSEQDRGALMARVISVFPDLHSIVLDAMVDTSDKPEPVFVSWESLEARKKELEELVNVKIPENLHNKKISRAEGDLRENGGYQDAKEVEKVLNRRRAELEHALSLARGTDFTVTDTSRAAMGTKVTLQPLGGGNPVVYTILGAWDTNPEKHIVSYLSQVGKELTGKKVGDQVKIVPMDGDKKKVFTITAIEAAF